Proteins from one Bacteroidales bacterium genomic window:
- the rpiB gene encoding ribose 5-phosphate isomerase B: protein MKNKKIALVSDHAGYYLKEKILSYLIKEKYSVKDFGCSSPEAVDYPDYGHPLANAISAGEYDLGISICGTGNGINMVVNKHPGVRGALCWNEEISRLARAHNDANICAIPGRFVSESEAYLIVKTFLTTEFEEGRHRGRIDKISLKMY, encoded by the coding sequence TTGAAAAATAAAAAAATAGCGCTGGTATCAGACCATGCCGGTTATTACCTTAAAGAGAAGATATTGAGTTATCTCATAAAGGAAAAGTATTCTGTTAAAGATTTTGGATGTTCTTCGCCGGAGGCTGTCGATTATCCTGATTACGGACATCCTCTTGCCAATGCAATATCTGCAGGTGAGTATGATCTCGGGATTTCAATTTGCGGAACTGGAAACGGAATAAACATGGTTGTTAACAAGCATCCCGGTGTAAGGGGGGCATTATGCTGGAATGAGGAGATAAGCCGTCTGGCCCGGGCTCATAATGATGCAAATATCTGTGCAATACCCGGACGTTTTGTATCAGAGTCGGAGGCCTATCTAATAGTAAAGACCTTTCTTACCACAGAATTTGAAGAGGGCAGACACCGGGGCAGGATTGACAAGATATCATTAAAAATGTATTAG
- a CDS encoding Crp/Fnr family transcriptional regulator produces the protein MKQQDIHIPLCDKCSLESGSIFKYLTPDEIEILNFEKDFRQYKRGDILYQEGNRISGFFCINSGIIKVFKTGFDGKEQIIRFAKPGDIIAYRSVLSNELACTSAKVIEDCHVCFIPSEILIQFIKSNSTFSLELLRLACHELGEANSFITDIAQKTVRERLAEILLLLVHEFGLDDEQYLNISLTREELANIVGTATESVIRLLSEFKSDKMVELNGRKIRILNKKGLEKISNVFN, from the coding sequence ATGAAACAGCAGGATATTCATATTCCCCTTTGTGATAAATGTTCGCTTGAATCGGGGTCAATTTTCAAATATCTGACTCCCGACGAAATTGAAATTCTCAATTTTGAGAAAGATTTCCGTCAGTATAAACGCGGAGATATCCTCTACCAGGAGGGTAACCGCATCAGCGGTTTCTTTTGTATAAACAGCGGAATAATAAAAGTATTTAAAACAGGTTTTGATGGTAAAGAGCAAATAATCAGGTTTGCAAAGCCCGGAGATATTATTGCTTACAGAAGTGTCTTAAGTAATGAACTGGCCTGCACATCTGCCAAGGTCATTGAAGATTGTCATGTCTGCTTTATTCCGTCAGAAATACTAATTCAGTTTATTAAATCCAATTCAACATTTTCCCTTGAATTATTAAGACTCGCCTGTCATGAACTTGGTGAAGCGAACTCATTTATAACAGATATTGCCCAGAAAACAGTCAGGGAAAGACTTGCAGAAATACTCCTGCTTCTGGTTCATGAGTTTGGTCTGGATGATGAACAGTATCTCAATATATCTCTTACACGGGAAGAGCTTGCCAATATTGTTGGTACAGCAACTGAATCTGTAATCAGGTTACTCTCTGAATTCAAATCTGATAAAATGGTTGAATTGAACGGGAGAAAGATCAGGATCCTGAATAAGAAGGGTCTTGAGAAGATAAGTAATGTTTTCAATTAG
- the vanZ gene encoding VanZ family protein yields the protein MVKKNILSIIVALVILYLSLADSQTFDDVPFLNIPYFDKIAHFLMYFGLMSVILFEHRNAIIGRAQLGLIALIPFIYGILMEILQLTVSANRSGNIFDVVANSAGIIIAALLWLLIGPRLKTIFK from the coding sequence ATGGTAAAGAAGAACATTTTATCAATTATAGTTGCCCTGGTTATACTTTATCTTAGCCTCGCCGACTCTCAGACATTTGACGATGTGCCATTTCTAAATATTCCTTATTTCGATAAAATTGCGCACTTCCTTATGTATTTTGGTCTGATGTCGGTTATTTTATTTGAACACAGAAATGCAATTATTGGAAGAGCTCAGCTGGGTCTGATTGCTTTAATTCCTTTTATATATGGAATTCTTATGGAAATTCTTCAGTTAACTGTTTCTGCCAATCGTTCAGGTAATATCTTTGATGTTGTTGCCAACTCTGCAGGCATTATAATTGCGGCACTCCTCTGGTTGCTGATCGGACCCCGTTTAAAAACTATTTTCAAATAG
- a CDS encoding Rrf2 family transcriptional regulator has product MLSNSCRYGIRAVIYLADQPKSAGKTGIKQISSDLNLPMPFLAKILQQLAKQKILSSSKGPHGGFSLLKDPKKITLLDIVNTIDGKDVFTNCVMYNGTCQSVESGNKKCPLHDDYEKPRGELIALFTNKTIYDLVKEKDDNGSFTI; this is encoded by the coding sequence ATGCTCTCAAACTCATGCAGGTATGGTATCAGGGCAGTAATTTATCTTGCTGATCAGCCAAAATCAGCTGGGAAAACCGGAATAAAGCAAATAAGCAGCGATCTTAATCTTCCGATGCCATTTCTTGCCAAGATTCTTCAGCAGCTTGCAAAACAAAAAATACTCAGTTCCTCAAAAGGGCCCCATGGGGGTTTTTCACTTCTGAAGGATCCGAAGAAAATTACATTGCTTGATATTGTAAATACTATCGACGGGAAGGATGTTTTTACTAATTGTGTAATGTATAACGGAACCTGTCAGAGCGTGGAGAGTGGTAATAAGAAATGCCCTTTACACGACGATTATGAAAAGCCAAGGGGGGAACTGATCGCACTTTTTACAAACAAGACAATATATGACCTTGTTAAGGAAAAAGACGATAACGGGTCGTTTACTATTTGA
- the nadA gene encoding quinolinate synthase NadA, whose product MKTENSEYYISEIKRMKAEKNAIILAHYYQTGDIQDIADFVGDSLALSQKAASNSADIILFAGVKFMAETAKILAPEKKVLLPDMMAGCSLSDSCKPEDFEKFLKDNPGRTVVSYVNTSAEIKALSDIICTSSNAVQIVESLPVNEKIIFAPDRNLGNYVLNKTGRDILIWNGTCHVHEEFSLEAIINLKKDYPDAKIIVHPECEMPIRLVADYIGSTSALLNFTKKDPGNNYIVATEAGIIHQMKKENPQKNYFPVPPRDSTCGCSECNFMKLITVKKIYDCLSGEKPEIHLDPEILIKARKPIIRMMEISEKLGL is encoded by the coding sequence ATGAAAACAGAAAATTCAGAATACTATATATCGGAAATCAAACGAATGAAAGCAGAAAAAAATGCTATCATTCTTGCACACTACTATCAGACAGGTGATATTCAGGATATTGCTGATTTTGTTGGAGACAGCCTCGCTCTTTCCCAAAAAGCTGCCTCAAATTCAGCCGACATTATTCTTTTTGCAGGAGTAAAATTCATGGCTGAAACTGCTAAAATTCTTGCTCCGGAAAAAAAGGTTCTTCTGCCCGATATGATGGCAGGTTGTTCACTTTCTGATTCCTGTAAACCTGAGGACTTCGAAAAATTCTTAAAGGATAATCCAGGCAGGACTGTTGTGTCTTATGTAAATACTTCAGCTGAAATAAAAGCATTGTCTGACATTATATGTACTTCATCAAATGCTGTCCAGATTGTTGAATCTCTTCCTGTTAACGAGAAAATTATATTTGCTCCCGACCGTAACCTTGGTAATTATGTTCTGAATAAAACCGGAAGAGATATTTTAATATGGAACGGAACTTGTCATGTTCATGAAGAGTTCTCTCTTGAAGCAATAATAAATCTGAAAAAAGATTATCCTGATGCCAAAATAATTGTTCACCCTGAGTGTGAAATGCCTATAAGGCTTGTGGCTGATTATATCGGTTCAACTTCAGCATTGCTTAACTTCACTAAGAAGGATCCCGGAAATAATTATATTGTTGCTACTGAGGCAGGTATTATTCATCAGATGAAAAAAGAAAATCCTCAGAAAAACTATTTTCCTGTACCTCCCAGAGATTCTACATGCGGATGCAGTGAATGTAATTTTATGAAACTGATTACAGTGAAGAAAATATATGATTGTCTTTCGGGCGAAAAACCTGAAATTCACCTTGATCCTGAGATACTCATCAAAGCCAGGAAACCAATTATCAGGATGATGGAAATATCAGAAAAACTTGGACTTTAA
- a CDS encoding toxin-antitoxin system YwqK family antitoxin, whose translation MRRAVIFICLLCFVSIASGQESNIVKDGYQIFKYPNGTISSEGLIKNGKPEGFWKSYYVTGIKKSEGKRTNFLLDSIWIFYDQAGDTSKKINYLYGKKNGYYYEYKKDPSRGTYIYSKELFAGDKKEGTAYIYFPDGKIQQTIAWNGGKKEGLSKEYDKDGNLITLLEYNNDFLVSRERINRIDSKGLKQGEWKEFYPNGRIKTEKTYVDDNLHGYYKEYDNRGILVLTMLYENGAIVKSQVEDEPDIETVNKYDQDGKLIFSGPYRNNVPVGIHREFGKDGKVINALIYNDNGVKISEGIVDEAGNHNGKWKDFYPDGKIQAEGQYTDNRRSGQWKFYNAAQKVEQTGGYNNGRPDGLWKWYYENGALLREEEYFQGQRDGMCTEYSPSGEVIAEGQYSDGEKNGEWKLKNGDFTEEGKYIIGLKDGIWKAYYTNGNPKSKGNYVQGNPDGEHTHYYEDGKIKEQQYYRMGLRQKTWKKFDEEGNPVLVITYKDDVEISINGVRIKLPESDTRLIK comes from the coding sequence ATGAGACGAGCAGTAATATTTATTTGCTTATTATGTTTTGTTAGTATTGCTTCCGGACAGGAAAGCAATATTGTCAAAGACGGCTACCAGATTTTCAAATACCCTAACGGAACAATCTCTAGTGAAGGCTTGATTAAAAACGGTAAACCCGAAGGATTCTGGAAGAGCTATTATGTAACAGGTATAAAAAAATCAGAAGGAAAAAGAACTAACTTTTTACTCGATAGTATCTGGATCTTCTATGATCAGGCAGGAGACACTTCAAAAAAAATAAATTATCTCTACGGGAAAAAGAACGGTTACTACTATGAATACAAAAAAGATCCTTCCAGAGGTACATATATTTACTCCAAGGAGCTTTTTGCAGGTGATAAAAAAGAGGGAACGGCCTACATCTATTTCCCTGACGGAAAAATCCAGCAGACAATAGCCTGGAACGGCGGGAAGAAAGAAGGACTTTCAAAAGAGTATGATAAGGATGGAAACTTAATTACTCTTCTTGAATATAATAACGATTTTCTGGTAAGCCGCGAAAGAATAAACAGAATAGACAGCAAAGGTCTTAAACAGGGAGAATGGAAAGAGTTTTATCCGAACGGCAGGATTAAAACCGAGAAAACATATGTTGATGATAACCTTCATGGCTATTATAAAGAGTATGATAACAGAGGAATCCTGGTGCTTACAATGCTATATGAAAATGGAGCAATTGTAAAGTCACAGGTTGAGGATGAACCTGATATTGAAACTGTTAATAAGTATGATCAGGACGGAAAACTGATCTTCAGCGGACCATACAGAAATAATGTCCCGGTTGGTATTCACAGAGAATTCGGAAAAGACGGAAAAGTAATTAATGCACTTATTTACAACGATAATGGTGTTAAAATCTCAGAAGGAATTGTAGATGAGGCAGGTAACCATAATGGTAAGTGGAAAGACTTTTATCCTGATGGCAAAATCCAGGCAGAAGGTCAATATACCGATAACAGACGTTCCGGTCAGTGGAAATTCTATAATGCGGCACAGAAGGTTGAACAGACTGGCGGATATAATAATGGTCGTCCCGACGGATTATGGAAATGGTACTATGAGAATGGTGCATTGCTTAGGGAAGAGGAATATTTTCAGGGCCAGAGGGATGGAATGTGCACAGAATACTCTCCGTCAGGTGAAGTAATCGCTGAGGGTCAATACTCTGACGGCGAGAAAAACGGCGAATGGAAATTGAAAAACGGCGACTTTACTGAAGAGGGAAAATATATAATTGGCCTTAAAGATGGTATCTGGAAGGCATACTATACAAACGGAAATCCCAAGTCAAAAGGTAATTATGTGCAGGGTAATCCTGATGGTGAACATACTCACTATTATGAAGATGGAAAAATTAAGGAACAGCAATACTACCGCATGGGATTAAGACAGAAAACCTGGAAGAAATTTGATGAGGAGGGAAATCCGGTTCTGGTAATTACCTATAAGGACGATGTTGAGATTAGTATTAATGGCGTAAGAATAAAGCTTCCCGAAAGCGACACCAGGCTTATAAAATAG
- the ruvB gene encoding Holliday junction branch migration DNA helicase RuvB, which produces MEDSINIRKDLISVPDKEFEKQLRPLSFSDFKGQKQVMENLVVFVTAAKQRGESLDHVLLHGPPGLGKTTLATIIANELQVNLRVTSGPVLDKPGDLAGLLTNLQEGDVLFIDEIHRLSPVVEEYLYSAMEDFQIDIMIDKGPSARSVQLTLNNFTLIGATTRSGLLTSPLRARFGIKFHLEYYDHEILTGIVKRSAGILNVKIDDEAAVEIARRSRGTPRIANSLLRRVRDFAQVKGSGVIDIAITRYGLKALNIDQHGLDEMDNRILSVIIDKFSGGPVGLTTIATAVGEESGTIEEVYEPFLIKEGYLKRTPRGREATEHAYKHLGKQFGNITSGTLF; this is translated from the coding sequence ATGGAAGATAGCATAAACATCAGAAAAGACCTGATTTCCGTTCCCGATAAAGAGTTTGAAAAACAGCTTCGGCCATTAAGCTTCAGCGACTTCAAGGGACAAAAACAGGTAATGGAGAACCTTGTTGTCTTCGTTACTGCTGCTAAACAAAGAGGCGAATCTCTCGATCACGTTCTGCTTCATGGTCCTCCCGGACTGGGTAAAACCACTCTGGCGACAATAATTGCAAATGAGCTTCAGGTAAACCTGCGGGTCACCTCCGGACCGGTACTTGATAAGCCGGGCGATCTGGCCGGACTACTTACAAATCTTCAGGAAGGGGATGTACTTTTTATAGATGAGATCCACAGGCTGAGCCCTGTAGTGGAAGAATACCTCTATTCTGCAATGGAAGATTTCCAGATCGATATAATGATCGACAAGGGACCAAGTGCAAGAAGTGTACAGCTTACACTTAATAACTTTACTCTTATAGGGGCAACAACCCGTTCAGGACTGCTAACCAGTCCTCTTAGAGCCCGGTTTGGAATTAAGTTTCACCTCGAATACTACGATCACGAAATACTTACAGGCATTGTTAAACGTTCTGCCGGTATCCTGAATGTTAAAATAGATGATGAGGCAGCCGTGGAGATAGCCAGAAGGAGCCGCGGAACACCGAGAATAGCCAACTCACTTCTAAGGAGGGTAAGGGATTTTGCCCAGGTAAAAGGCTCAGGTGTAATAGATATAGCCATAACAAGATATGGCCTTAAAGCTCTTAATATTGACCAGCACGGACTCGATGAAATGGACAACAGGATCCTTTCTGTCATTATAGATAAATTCAGCGGAGGCCCGGTGGGGCTGACCACTATTGCAACTGCCGTGGGAGAAGAGAGCGGCACTATCGAAGAAGTATACGAGCCATTCCTTATAAAAGAGGGATACTTAAAAAGAACGCCCCGCGGCCGCGAAGCAACTGAACACGCTTATAAACATCTTGGAAAACAGTTCGGAAATATAACTTCAGGAACTTTGTTCTAA
- the pheS gene encoding phenylalanine--tRNA ligase subunit alpha yields MLQKISDLLNEISNLKINTPDELESYRLKYLSKKGLLSDLFEDFKNVPGPEKREVGQRLNILKQTAQEKYNNLKTELSSTDDVSEGTDLTRPAFPYNSGSRHPISIVRNEIINIFSRIGFTVSEGPEIEDDDHVFTKLNFAPEHPARDMQDTFYINRISSEDSNPGDILLRTHTSSVQVRVMQGQKPPIRTISPGRVFRNEAISARAHCIFHQVEGLYIDENVSFADLKQTLLFFAREMFGQETEIRLRPSYFPFTEPSAEMDVSCKICGGKGCNVCKYTGWLEVLGCGMVHPNVLEACDIDSKKYTGFAFGMGIERLTMLKYSVNDLRLYFENDVRFLDQFKTAF; encoded by the coding sequence ATGCTCCAAAAGATATCCGATCTCCTGAATGAGATCTCAAACCTGAAGATTAACACACCTGACGAACTTGAGTCATACAGACTTAAATATCTCAGCAAGAAAGGACTGCTTTCAGATCTTTTTGAGGATTTTAAAAATGTTCCGGGACCGGAGAAGAGGGAAGTAGGGCAGAGGCTCAATATTCTGAAACAGACTGCACAGGAAAAGTATAATAACCTTAAAACAGAACTATCATCCACCGATGATGTATCAGAAGGAACTGACCTTACCAGACCAGCTTTTCCTTATAACAGCGGTTCGCGTCATCCGATCTCTATTGTGAGGAATGAAATAATCAACATCTTCTCCCGAATAGGATTTACGGTATCTGAAGGACCTGAGATTGAAGATGATGATCATGTTTTTACAAAATTGAATTTTGCCCCGGAGCATCCTGCAAGGGATATGCAGGATACTTTTTATATCAACAGGATCTCCTCTGAGGATTCAAATCCCGGGGATATTTTATTACGCACACATACTTCATCTGTACAGGTGAGGGTTATGCAGGGTCAGAAACCGCCAATTCGTACCATTTCTCCGGGAAGAGTATTCCGCAATGAAGCCATTTCAGCCAGGGCACACTGTATTTTTCACCAGGTTGAGGGACTGTATATTGATGAAAATGTATCGTTTGCTGATCTAAAGCAGACCCTGCTGTTTTTTGCTCGTGAGATGTTCGGTCAGGAGACTGAGATCAGGCTGAGACCATCGTATTTTCCGTTTACTGAACCTTCTGCTGAGATGGATGTCAGCTGCAAAATTTGCGGAGGAAAAGGCTGCAATGTGTGCAAATATACAGGGTGGCTTGAAGTACTTGGCTGCGGGATGGTTCATCCCAATGTACTTGAAGCCTGCGACATTGACAGTAAAAAATATACAGGTTTTGCATTTGGAATGGGAATTGAAAGACTTACTATGTTAAAGTATTCAGTTAATGACCTTCGCCTCTATTTTGAGAATGATGTAAGGTTCCTTGATCAGTTCAAAACAGCATTTTAA